The region GGTCTCTACCGAAATTGCAAACCCACTGATTGTAGGGTCGCCAAGGAGATTCGCCTTGACCTTGGCGGTAATAGCTGAATCATCAAGATACTCCCCGGTGCTCTCGCGGGTCGCCGTGGGGGCACAAGCCTGGAGCAAAGGGGAAGCGATGGCCATGACAGCAATGAGCGTTATGCTGATTCGGCTCATTATACGCATCTCTGCCTCCTTCAGTAATCAGTTACACGCTATCTCATTAAGGATGCCCAAAGGCTTAGCGGCACAGGGTCACTATACCAGAAAAACCTGGGGAGAAGAAGCTGTTTGTGCTATTATTTGGTTCACTTTCAGGAGGAATCATGCCCCTATATACGACCTTTCGTCCATTTTTGGGACTAACCATCGGCGACCCGGCAGGAATCGGTCCAGAAATCGTAGCCAAGGCCGTCACGCAAGAGGAGGTGCGGGCGGTCTGCCGTCTACTGATCATCGGCGAGGCGGACATCATGCGTCGGGCCATCAAGCTTTGTCGTCTTGATCTCCCCGTTCGATCTATCGCCTCCCCGGCTGAGGTCACAGCAGACCCGGGCTGTCTTGATGTATTGGACCTGAAGAATATTGATCCCGCAAGCTGCCCACCAGGCGTTCTTGCCCCCCACTGTGGCAGAGCCGCGGTAGAGTATCTCAATAAGGCCATCGACCTCGCGATAGCGGGCGAACTGGACGGAGTCGTGACCGGCCCTCTCCACAAGGAAGCCATGGCTCAGGCGGGGTT is a window of Candidatus Methylomirabilota bacterium DNA encoding:
- a CDS encoding BON domain-containing protein, translating into MRIMSRISITLIAVMAIASPLLQACAPTATRESTGEYLDDSAITAKVKANLLGDPTISGFAISVETFRGRVILSGFVNSQTQVDRAIALSREVSGVREVQSALVIKGK